One Ostrea edulis chromosome 2, xbOstEdul1.1, whole genome shotgun sequence genomic region harbors:
- the LOC130051869 gene encoding uncharacterized protein LOC130051869 isoform X4 produces the protein MSERAQSTVLPPSSATSHGKIRTENSELLNLLRQKTSDSSGHINRTPSRQSLHHAADNNLTRPQASAGRRLVDVDNNLQVSTAPSQLEPPAQPNVDPALTNTETARDIEDNVESHSDSQIIVPPLNLETNRNSEAYYSSSANQTAKDNGQLTTDSDLVKSGVERNKYLHEILVDPSQNLPQVDVSSDPTLHVSRKNSVSSVKSHLSNTSAPVLSSRSVALHGDGNNNSVLHDHKTEETVQNDSGNSENKTASFQDLQTARSGNFEVNPTQRSLVLDSALHVLPTPEQSAPVTGRQTYDVPSPISTQIPNIDSLSNFSNPDDREEKPVPRSRSSKQGSTLTSRSIPVPGQGAISPRQSATTRLTGSRDQSATARSSSGVYAVANPAVLVAQGITPAPNQQSVQFTPRPQPRSKQESFVDSLEAPSKETGEVDKRDETKDRKKSAVSFRDGRDQVNSQPINDPYTGAESPTPGSEPDWDSPRVQDRLPTPHPTSDNYRFSPTQPVWEKEEQEEQKSLQTLDISEPTKSSTEAPNDHSNRSESPSTALSPTPLDENDRKVDSALPIPGGSASSEARVARTDSLPTVQKVYVDSPTFTREEEDEYRFVESRLGEIQDDVEETLRKLDEETEKQRKIRKQLEEQMATMYAPAYEDQGNVQPYSRNTQYGEPPRGNMGSYSNIRNQEDRSYQEPRRENMGSYSTLRNEEKNSYGAPRRESMGSYTNGRNDDRNPYTEQRRENMGSYASVRNDDRQSYGDPRRENMGSYASLRNDDRQSYGDPRRENMGSYTSLRNDDRNSYGDPRRENMGSYTSLRNDDRNSYGEPRRENIGSYPSVKNEDRNSYGERNTNGAYQPARNEDRQSYDEPRRDDMDSYTSVQPDDRKSNGVPNRENMGSYSNVHQENGYNQGTYNPPPRQPESYGQNEVVENQGYGGRGRDDDRYEDRDFDPQGNRNRFENQDQQPESERYNPPSHVQNMNYEPHDEDLRREAEYQEGLKMRISESGKKDMEIQIPRLPLESEQFRDSLEEDNFRDWDNPPPNPFANEGGIPHQQEKHEHLEKHEHFEESKVPPFVDENDTARMEFLHPKSPRYDFIEMNKIDYGKPHEKSYREIKHVREEESKKLEKVFIHPRLPQKKKPVKPGLKSAPSKFQVNSPIEEMDPEDPAQALWAKRSAQLKKKDTKSSSGHSNKHKGLQRNQSDSRLVRPAGQGGTFTYKNNSQVVYGSPTRNHFLEPMENRPAPPHIPRAEPQYTTNSEPINFPDRQSDHQSPPLRSRPLDLKPITQEIVTEDGQRISVDINLKVLSPPPGSGTVAPHTLQAEVHPKDVNRRPTGMQYQMEENYPSPEQDPQQHHNYNQILSPPPENETRVPPVIPVEGLSKNPNRRRHEMGNSYHSHKLDRHQQYNHSQFQYYDAYPRYNQYYPDDTRYDQENVVPGGGEQVQHSDDTYRMSPYSKVPPINLTEEELDRQLGSRAELEQNGYTAMYKQYKNKPQGEKPWYQVYTIKDYRKMKNEVRLTQAPLGPDLDNETYKEKLEKRHKQFEYARMVMEKNRQQLDVKKPPAHPKKEEEKPTKRKTAIDYSKNIPKPNVKPRPNQYNSYEVAAQLSPAAKRSGPPSPTQTVDVIDLQKLKNRHDQEKQNVASIRQNMETVPQKA, from the exons ATGAGTGAGCGTGCCCAGTCGACAGTGCTCCCTCCATCGTCTGCAACTTCCCACGGGAAAATCAGGACTGAAAACTCCGAATTACTCAATCTTTTGCGTCAAAAGACAAGTGACAGTAGTGGTCATATTAATCGCACACCCAGTAGGCAATCGTTACACCACGCTGCTGATAATAACCTCACACGGCCACAGGCTTCTGCAGGGAGAAGGTTGGTAGATGTTGATAATAATTTGCAAGTAAGCACTGCACCAAGCCAATTAGAGCCCCCAGCACAACCAAATGTAGACCCTGCTTTAACTAATACAGAGACTGCCAGAGATATAGAAGACAACGTAGAGAGTCATTCAGATTCGCAAATTATTGTTCCACCattaaatttagaaacaaataGAAACAGTGAAGCTTATTACAGTTCCAGTGCCAATCAGACTGCCAAGGATAATGGACAATTAACAACTGATTCAGATCTTGTTAAGTCAGGTGtagaaagaaacaaatattTACACGAAATACTTGTAGACCCATCACAGAACCTTCCTCAAGTAGATGTTTCTAGTGATCCAACTTTGCATGTTAGTAGAAAAAATAGTGTGTCGTCTGTGAAATCACATCTTAGTAATACCAGTGCACCTGTTTTGAGTTCTAGAAGTGTTGCTTTGCATGGTGACGGAAATAATAACTCAGTATTACATGATCACAAAACTGAAGAAACTGTACAAAACGATTCTGGGAATTCAGAAAACAAGACAGCCTCTTTTCAGGATCTTCAGACAGCAAGGTCTGGCAATTTTGAGGTTAATCCGACACAGCGTAGCTTAGTGCTTGATTCTGCTTTGCATGTGTTACCTACACCAGAACAATCTGCACCTGTAACTGGCCGTCAGACTTATGATGTACCATCACCAATATCCACACAAATTCCAAATATAGATTCATTGTCCAATTTCAGTAATCCAGACGACAGGGAGGAGAAACCAGTGCCGAGGAGCAGATCCAGTAAACAAGGTAGCACCCTTACTTCTCGTAGCATTCCAGTACCAGGACAGGGGGCCATCTCACCGCGACAGTCAGCCACCACCAGACTTACAGGCTCTCGTGACCAGAGTGCAACAGCCAGGAGCAGCAGTGGTGTATACGCCGTTGCTAATCCAGCAGTTCTTGTTGCTCAAGGAATAACTCCAGCACCCAATCAACAGAGTGTACAATTCACACCAAGACCACAACCTAGATCAAAACAAGAAAGTTTTGTTGATTCTCTAGAAGCTCCAAGCAAAGAAACAGGTGAAGTTGACAAAAGAGACGAAACAAAAGATAGAAAGAAGAGTGCTGTTTCCTTCAGAGACGGCAGAGATCAGGTGAATTCTCAGCCAATCAACGACCCATATACCGGGGCAGAGAGCCCGACTCCTGGAAGTGAACCAGACTGGGATTCTCCAAGAGTGCAGGATAGACTTCCAACTCCTCATCCCACTTCTGACAACTACCGCTTCTCTCCAACTCAACCTGTGTGGGAGAAAGAGGAGCAAGAGGAACAGAAAAGTTTGCAGACTTTGGATATATCAGAACCAACTAAATCTTCAACAGAGGCTCCTAACGACCATAGTAACAGAAGTGAATCCCCGAGCACTGCATTGTCACCAACTCCACTAGACGAGAACGACAGAAAGGTTGATTCCGCTCTACCTATCCCTGGTGGAAGTGCAAGTTCTGAGGCTCGAGTTGCTAGAACCGACTCTCTACCTACTGTTCAGAAGGTTTACGTTGATTCACCAACTTTCACCAGAGAGGAGGAAGACGAATATAGATTTGTTGAAAGTCGCCTTGGCGAAATTCAAGATGATGTAGAGGAGACTCTCAGAAAATTAGACGAAGAAACCGAAAAACAACGTAAAATCAGAAAACAGTTAGAGGAACAAATGGCAACAATGTATGCACCAGCTTATGAAGACCAAGGAAATGTTCAACCTTACAGCCGAAATACTCAGTATGGAGAACCTCCAAGGGGGAATATGGGATCATACAGTAACATACGAAATCAAGAGGATAGATCGTATCAAGAACCAAGGAGGGAGAATATGGGGTCTTACAGTACACTGAGAAATGAAGAGAAAAATTCATATGGAGCACCCAGACGAGAAAGCATGGGATCTTACACTAATGGCCGAAATGATGATAGGAACCCTTATACAGAACAAAGAAGGGAAAATATGGGCTCTTATGCATCTGTTCGAAATGACGACAGACAATCCTATGGTGATCCACGTCGAGAAAATATGGGTTCATACGCATCTCTCAGAAATGATGACAGACAATCTTATGGTGATCCACGACGTGAAAATATGGGTTCATATACGTCTCTGCGAAATGATGATAGAAATTCTTATGGTGATCCACGACGTGAAAATATGGGTTCATACACGTCTCTACGAAATGATGATAGAAATTCTTATGGCGAACCGAGAAGGGAAAATATTGGATCTTACCCATCTGTGAAAAATGAGGATCGGAATTCCTACGGCGAACGAAATACCAATGGTGCATATCAACCTGCTAGAAACGAAGATAGACAATCGTATGATGAACCTAGAAGGGATGATATGGATTCATACACATCTGTGCAACCTGATGATAGAAAGTCTAATGGAGTGCCAAACCGTGAAAACATGGGCTCATACTCCAACGTTCATCAGGAAAATGGTTATAACCAGGGTACTTATAACCCACCTCCTCGTCAGCCCGAGTCTTATGGACAAAACGAGGTTGTTGAGAATCAAGGATACGGTGGGAGAGGACGGGATGACGATCGTTACGAGGACAGGGATTTTGATCCCCAGGGGAACAGGAACAGATTCGAAAATCAGGACCAGCAGCCGGAATCTGAGAGGTACAATCCACCATCACACGTACAGAACATGAACTACGAACCTCACGATGAAGATTTGAGGAGAGAAGCCGAGTATCAGGAGGGGCTGAAAATGAGAATATCCGAGTCAGGGAAGAAGGACATGGAGATCCAGATCCCGCGTCTTCCCTTAGAGAGTGAGCAATTTCGAGATTCTCTGGAAGAAGACAATTTCAGAGATTGGGATAACCCTCCTCCCAATCCTTTCGCAAATGAAGGAGGCATTCCTCATCAGCAGGAAAAACACGAGCATTTGGAAAAACACGAGCATTTTGAGGAATCCAAGGTGCCACCCTTTGTGGATGAAAATGATACCGCACGAATGGAATTTCTTCACCCCAAATCTCCACGGTATGATTttattgaaatgaataaaattgaCTATGGAAAACCCCATGAAAAAAGTTACCGTGAAATAAAACATGTTCGGGAAGAGGAATCTAAAAAACTTGAAAAAGTATTCATTCATCCACGGCTACCTCAAAAGAAGAAGCCTGTGAAACCAGGTTTAAAATCTGCCCCAAGTAAGTTTCAAGTGAACTCCCCTATTGAGGAGATGGATCCCGAAGACCCGGCCCAGGCACTGTGGGCAAAACGTTCTGCTCAATTGAAAAAGAAGGACACTAAGTCATCGTCGGGACACAGTAACAAACACAAAGGTCTTCAACGGAATCAGAGTGACTCACGTCTTGTACGGCCTGCAGGACAAGGGGGCACATTTACTTACAAAAATAACAGTCAGGTTGTGTACGGCTCCCCTACTCGTAATCACTTCCTTGAGCCGATGGAAAACCGTCCCGCGCCCCCTCACATTCCTAGAGCAGAACCTCAGTACACTACAAACTCTGAACCCATTAATTTCCCTGACCGTCAAAGTGATCATCAATCTCCCCCATTAAGATCTCGCCCCCTCGATTTAAAACCCATTACCCAGGAAATAGTGACGGAAGACGGACAGAGAATAAGTGTGGACATTAATTTAAAGGTGCTCAGTCCGCCTCCCGGAAGTGGAACCGTGGCACCCCATACGCTTCAAGCGGAAGTTCATCCCAAAGATGTGAACAGACGACCGACTGGGATGCAGTATCAGATGGAGGAAAATTACCCCTCACCTGAGCAGGACCCCCAGCAACATCACAACTACAACCAG atcCTGTCTCCGCCTCCCGAAAATGAAACCAGGGTGCCCCCTGTGATTCCAGTGGAAGGTTTATCCAAAAATCCGAACAGACGACGGCATGAGATGGGAAATAGCTACCACTCACATAAGCTAGACCGCCACCAACAGTACAACCACAGCCAG TTTCAGTATTATGATGCGTACCCACGATATAATCAATATTACCCAGAT GACACGCGATATGACCAGGAGAACGTGGTTCCGGGAGGAGGAGAACAGGTTCAACATTCCGATGATACGTACCGGATGTCACCATACTCCAAGGTCCCGCCGATAAATCTTACGGAAGAGGAACTAGATCGACAACTAGGTAGTCGAG CGGAGCTGGAACAGAACGGCTACACAGCGATGtacaaacaatataaaaacaaaccCCAGGGAGAAAAGCCGTGGTACCAGGTATACACCATTAAGGACTATCGGAAGATGAAGAACGAGGTCAGATTGACCCAAGCACCTCTCGGACCTGACCTAGACAACGAGACCTACAAGGAAAAG
- the LOC130051869 gene encoding uncharacterized protein LOC130051869 isoform X10 produces the protein MSERAQSTVLPPSSATSHGKIRTENSELLNLLRQKTSDSSGHINRTPSRQSLHHAADNNLTRPQASAGRRLVDVDNNLQVSTAPSQLEPPAQPNVDPALTNTETARDIEDNVESHSDSQIIVPPLNLETNRNSEAYYSSSANQTAKDNGQLTTDSDLVKSGVERNKYLHEILVDPSQNLPQVDVSSDPTLHVSRKNSVSSVKSHLSNTSAPVLSSRSVALHGDGNNNSVLHDHKTEETVQNDSGNSENKTASFQDLQTARSGNFEVNPTQRSLVLDSALHVLPTPEQSAPVTGRQTYDVPSPISTQIPNIDSLSNFSNPDDREEKPVPRSRSSKQGSTLTSRSIPVPGQGAISPRQSATTRLTGSRDQSATARSSSGVYAVANPAVLVAQGITPAPNQQSVQFTPRPQPRSKQESFVDSLEAPSKETGEVDKRDETKDRKKSAVSFRDGRDQVNSQPINDPYTGAESPTPGSEPDWDSPRVQDRLPTPHPTSDNYRFSPTQPVWEKEEQEEQKSLQTLDISEPTKSSTEAPNDHSNRSESPSTALSPTPLDENDRKVDSALPIPGGSASSEARVARTDSLPTVQKVYVDSPTFTREEEDEYRFVESRLGEIQDDVEETLRKLDEETEKQRKIRKQLEEQMATMYAPAYEDQGNVQPYSRNTQYGEPPRGNMGSYSNIRNQEDRSYQEPRRENMGSYSTLRNEEKNSYGAPRRESMGSYTNGRNDDRNPYTEQRRENMGSYASVRNDDRQSYGDPRRENMGSYASLRNDDRQSYGDPRRENMGSYTSLRNDDRNSYGDPRRENMGSYTSLRNDDRNSYGEPRRENIGSYPSVKNEDRNSYGERNTNGAYQPARNEDRQSYDEPRRDDMDSYTSVQPDDRKSNGVPNRENMGSYSNVHQENGYNQGTYNPPPRQPESYGQNEVVENQGYGGRGRDDDRYEDRDFDPQGNRNRFENQDQQPESERYNPPSHVQNMNYEPHDEDLRREAEYQEGLKMRISESGKKDMEIQIPRLPLESEQFRDSLEEDNFRDWDNPPPNPFANEGGIPHQQEKHEHLEKHEHFEESKVPPFVDENDTARMEFLHPKSPRYDFIEMNKIDYGKPHEKSYREIKHVREEESKKLEKVFIHPRLPQKKKPVKPGLKSAPSKFQVNSPIEEMDPEDPAQALWAKRSAQLKKKDTKSSSGHSNKHKGLQRNQSDSRLVRPAGQGGTFTYKNNSQVVYGSPTRNHFLEPMENRPAPPHIPRAEPQYTTNSEPINFPDRQSDHQSPPLRSRPLDLKPITQEIVTEDGQRISVDINLKVLSPPPGSGTVAPHTLQAEVHPKDVNRRPTGMQYQMEENYPSPEQDPQQHHNYNQDTRYDQENVVPGGGEQVQHSDDTYRMSPYSKVPPINLTEEELDRQLAELEQNGYTAMYKQYKNKPQGEKPWYQVYTIKDYRKMKNEVRLTQAPLGPDLDNETYKEKLEKRHKQFEYARMVMEKNRQQLDVKKPPAHPKKEEEKPTKRKTVSNTWITEQTSSEGVGPRPKHFVERSNKRQAAIDYSKNIPKPNVKPRPNQYNSYEVAAQLSPAAKRSGPPSPTQTVDVIDLQKLKNRHDQEKQNVASIRQNMETVPQKA, from the exons ATGAGTGAGCGTGCCCAGTCGACAGTGCTCCCTCCATCGTCTGCAACTTCCCACGGGAAAATCAGGACTGAAAACTCCGAATTACTCAATCTTTTGCGTCAAAAGACAAGTGACAGTAGTGGTCATATTAATCGCACACCCAGTAGGCAATCGTTACACCACGCTGCTGATAATAACCTCACACGGCCACAGGCTTCTGCAGGGAGAAGGTTGGTAGATGTTGATAATAATTTGCAAGTAAGCACTGCACCAAGCCAATTAGAGCCCCCAGCACAACCAAATGTAGACCCTGCTTTAACTAATACAGAGACTGCCAGAGATATAGAAGACAACGTAGAGAGTCATTCAGATTCGCAAATTATTGTTCCACCattaaatttagaaacaaataGAAACAGTGAAGCTTATTACAGTTCCAGTGCCAATCAGACTGCCAAGGATAATGGACAATTAACAACTGATTCAGATCTTGTTAAGTCAGGTGtagaaagaaacaaatattTACACGAAATACTTGTAGACCCATCACAGAACCTTCCTCAAGTAGATGTTTCTAGTGATCCAACTTTGCATGTTAGTAGAAAAAATAGTGTGTCGTCTGTGAAATCACATCTTAGTAATACCAGTGCACCTGTTTTGAGTTCTAGAAGTGTTGCTTTGCATGGTGACGGAAATAATAACTCAGTATTACATGATCACAAAACTGAAGAAACTGTACAAAACGATTCTGGGAATTCAGAAAACAAGACAGCCTCTTTTCAGGATCTTCAGACAGCAAGGTCTGGCAATTTTGAGGTTAATCCGACACAGCGTAGCTTAGTGCTTGATTCTGCTTTGCATGTGTTACCTACACCAGAACAATCTGCACCTGTAACTGGCCGTCAGACTTATGATGTACCATCACCAATATCCACACAAATTCCAAATATAGATTCATTGTCCAATTTCAGTAATCCAGACGACAGGGAGGAGAAACCAGTGCCGAGGAGCAGATCCAGTAAACAAGGTAGCACCCTTACTTCTCGTAGCATTCCAGTACCAGGACAGGGGGCCATCTCACCGCGACAGTCAGCCACCACCAGACTTACAGGCTCTCGTGACCAGAGTGCAACAGCCAGGAGCAGCAGTGGTGTATACGCCGTTGCTAATCCAGCAGTTCTTGTTGCTCAAGGAATAACTCCAGCACCCAATCAACAGAGTGTACAATTCACACCAAGACCACAACCTAGATCAAAACAAGAAAGTTTTGTTGATTCTCTAGAAGCTCCAAGCAAAGAAACAGGTGAAGTTGACAAAAGAGACGAAACAAAAGATAGAAAGAAGAGTGCTGTTTCCTTCAGAGACGGCAGAGATCAGGTGAATTCTCAGCCAATCAACGACCCATATACCGGGGCAGAGAGCCCGACTCCTGGAAGTGAACCAGACTGGGATTCTCCAAGAGTGCAGGATAGACTTCCAACTCCTCATCCCACTTCTGACAACTACCGCTTCTCTCCAACTCAACCTGTGTGGGAGAAAGAGGAGCAAGAGGAACAGAAAAGTTTGCAGACTTTGGATATATCAGAACCAACTAAATCTTCAACAGAGGCTCCTAACGACCATAGTAACAGAAGTGAATCCCCGAGCACTGCATTGTCACCAACTCCACTAGACGAGAACGACAGAAAGGTTGATTCCGCTCTACCTATCCCTGGTGGAAGTGCAAGTTCTGAGGCTCGAGTTGCTAGAACCGACTCTCTACCTACTGTTCAGAAGGTTTACGTTGATTCACCAACTTTCACCAGAGAGGAGGAAGACGAATATAGATTTGTTGAAAGTCGCCTTGGCGAAATTCAAGATGATGTAGAGGAGACTCTCAGAAAATTAGACGAAGAAACCGAAAAACAACGTAAAATCAGAAAACAGTTAGAGGAACAAATGGCAACAATGTATGCACCAGCTTATGAAGACCAAGGAAATGTTCAACCTTACAGCCGAAATACTCAGTATGGAGAACCTCCAAGGGGGAATATGGGATCATACAGTAACATACGAAATCAAGAGGATAGATCGTATCAAGAACCAAGGAGGGAGAATATGGGGTCTTACAGTACACTGAGAAATGAAGAGAAAAATTCATATGGAGCACCCAGACGAGAAAGCATGGGATCTTACACTAATGGCCGAAATGATGATAGGAACCCTTATACAGAACAAAGAAGGGAAAATATGGGCTCTTATGCATCTGTTCGAAATGACGACAGACAATCCTATGGTGATCCACGTCGAGAAAATATGGGTTCATACGCATCTCTCAGAAATGATGACAGACAATCTTATGGTGATCCACGACGTGAAAATATGGGTTCATATACGTCTCTGCGAAATGATGATAGAAATTCTTATGGTGATCCACGACGTGAAAATATGGGTTCATACACGTCTCTACGAAATGATGATAGAAATTCTTATGGCGAACCGAGAAGGGAAAATATTGGATCTTACCCATCTGTGAAAAATGAGGATCGGAATTCCTACGGCGAACGAAATACCAATGGTGCATATCAACCTGCTAGAAACGAAGATAGACAATCGTATGATGAACCTAGAAGGGATGATATGGATTCATACACATCTGTGCAACCTGATGATAGAAAGTCTAATGGAGTGCCAAACCGTGAAAACATGGGCTCATACTCCAACGTTCATCAGGAAAATGGTTATAACCAGGGTACTTATAACCCACCTCCTCGTCAGCCCGAGTCTTATGGACAAAACGAGGTTGTTGAGAATCAAGGATACGGTGGGAGAGGACGGGATGACGATCGTTACGAGGACAGGGATTTTGATCCCCAGGGGAACAGGAACAGATTCGAAAATCAGGACCAGCAGCCGGAATCTGAGAGGTACAATCCACCATCACACGTACAGAACATGAACTACGAACCTCACGATGAAGATTTGAGGAGAGAAGCCGAGTATCAGGAGGGGCTGAAAATGAGAATATCCGAGTCAGGGAAGAAGGACATGGAGATCCAGATCCCGCGTCTTCCCTTAGAGAGTGAGCAATTTCGAGATTCTCTGGAAGAAGACAATTTCAGAGATTGGGATAACCCTCCTCCCAATCCTTTCGCAAATGAAGGAGGCATTCCTCATCAGCAGGAAAAACACGAGCATTTGGAAAAACACGAGCATTTTGAGGAATCCAAGGTGCCACCCTTTGTGGATGAAAATGATACCGCACGAATGGAATTTCTTCACCCCAAATCTCCACGGTATGATTttattgaaatgaataaaattgaCTATGGAAAACCCCATGAAAAAAGTTACCGTGAAATAAAACATGTTCGGGAAGAGGAATCTAAAAAACTTGAAAAAGTATTCATTCATCCACGGCTACCTCAAAAGAAGAAGCCTGTGAAACCAGGTTTAAAATCTGCCCCAAGTAAGTTTCAAGTGAACTCCCCTATTGAGGAGATGGATCCCGAAGACCCGGCCCAGGCACTGTGGGCAAAACGTTCTGCTCAATTGAAAAAGAAGGACACTAAGTCATCGTCGGGACACAGTAACAAACACAAAGGTCTTCAACGGAATCAGAGTGACTCACGTCTTGTACGGCCTGCAGGACAAGGGGGCACATTTACTTACAAAAATAACAGTCAGGTTGTGTACGGCTCCCCTACTCGTAATCACTTCCTTGAGCCGATGGAAAACCGTCCCGCGCCCCCTCACATTCCTAGAGCAGAACCTCAGTACACTACAAACTCTGAACCCATTAATTTCCCTGACCGTCAAAGTGATCATCAATCTCCCCCATTAAGATCTCGCCCCCTCGATTTAAAACCCATTACCCAGGAAATAGTGACGGAAGACGGACAGAGAATAAGTGTGGACATTAATTTAAAGGTGCTCAGTCCGCCTCCCGGAAGTGGAACCGTGGCACCCCATACGCTTCAAGCGGAAGTTCATCCCAAAGATGTGAACAGACGACCGACTGGGATGCAGTATCAGATGGAGGAAAATTACCCCTCACCTGAGCAGGACCCCCAGCAACATCACAACTACAACCAG GACACGCGATATGACCAGGAGAACGTGGTTCCGGGAGGAGGAGAACAGGTTCAACATTCCGATGATACGTACCGGATGTCACCATACTCCAAGGTCCCGCCGATAAATCTTACGGAAGAGGAACTAGATCGACAACTAG CGGAGCTGGAACAGAACGGCTACACAGCGATGtacaaacaatataaaaacaaaccCCAGGGAGAAAAGCCGTGGTACCAGGTATACACCATTAAGGACTATCGGAAGATGAAGAACGAGGTCAGATTGACCCAAGCACCTCTCGGACCTGACCTAGACAACGAGACCTACAAGGAAAAG